The nucleotide window CACTAAACATATGTTGAACTAATTAGGTTCCATTTGTTGTCCATCTTCGGCATCATTTGATTAATTGCTTTGCTCAATGCTGATGCACTTAGATATTCAATACAAGGGTACAATTAGTCCCTTTCTTTACTTCTATGTTTTTATCTCCTTGGTGCTAAAACGTAACTCactaattttataaaatatagtttattaaacatataaaatacATGTAAAAGAAGATACGACTAGTTCAAGCTCACAATTccatataattaattttgtgatatatattttttaaataacaaCAGTCTTCTCGTCCTTCTCGAAGGaggaaagttttatttttaactaATGTGACATTGTTTCACCAGGTCATAAGATAATCGGGATAATTCATTCTTTTGATCATCATCGAAGAATTATttctaaaaaatttatttcaCTTGGAGTCCGTTTAGTCAATCATATGTGTCGAACAAATCAACAGTTATAATAACAAGTAACGTCCTTATGATAAATCGGTAATTTGTTTGATACACACAAACGACTAAGCAATCTCTTAATTAAATGAGTTTTTTATAGAGATGATCATTGTATGATGATGATAGCCTAGAAGAGAGATCATATTGGCATCTTTGGCTTGGTCAAAATTAACAGTTGCAGGTCTCTTTCCATTAGGTTAGTGTTTATAGCCCGAGATTAATaagaacaaagaaataaaaacaaatgctATAAGACCATTTCATATTCAATCCTACGAAAAAATCTTCCTATTCCCCACATATAAATATGCACATTAGCATCAAAGCCTCCAActtcaactaaatcaatcacttgCAAGTACAAAACATAAACTCAAAAGAACTTAATAGCTAGTAGCTAGAAATGGCAAGGAAGAGAAAAGTTGGTGAGGGAGTGGAAGACAACAACGCTACTTCAAGTGAGGGAACCATGGGTTGGGAAGAGATGGTGAATGAAGCTTCCGCTGTTGCCGAGCTAGGCGGAGCACGTAGGGCGCGAAAGCGCTTTGTTGGTGTCCGGCAAAGACCCTCTGGAAGATGGGTGGCCGAGATCAAGGATACCATtcaaaaaattagggtttggctAGGCACCTTTGACACTGCTGAGGAAGCAGCTAGGGCTTACGATGAGGCTGCCTGCTTGCTTCGCGGTGCCAACACCCGAACCAACTTCTGGCCTTGCTCCCATTCGCCGTCTTCAACCCCGGCGCTCCCCTCGAAGATCACAAACCTCCTCCTCCAGAGGCTGAAAGCAAGAAACAACGCCAACTCTtgctctcctccttcttctgctCCTCTCCCTATCATCAACCACCAACACGATCACAATCTTCACGAACAAGCAGCAAAAACCGAATTCTCTGAAACATACACGGATTTCCTCAACGATCCCGAAGATTACTACATCACAAGCAGCAACAATCATGACATCATCACTGATCATATCAGTGCAAGCAGCATTGACTACATGACATCGAGCTTAGAGTCATGCTTAAATAACAAGGAAACTGATCACATAGAGTACGGTAACTTGAGTGAATTGGTGCAACAGACTTACAGCTGCGGAGATGCAAATTTCGTAGCAGAAGGATCGGAGGAAGATGTTGATccagaacaagaacaagaagaggAAATGAACGGAGATCAAGTTGGAGTTATAGACTTCCAGTTTGTCGATGATATCGGAGCATCCAACTCAAACTGCTACTCTCCATCGCCTTTCGAGATTGCTGAGGAGATAGAGGAGCCGGTTCTGGAGGCTGAGAGCTACACCGACGAGCCTTCGATGCTGAGAGCCGCCATGAAGAGAATGAAGTACGAGAGGAAGTTTTCGGCTTCGCTCTACGCCTTCAATGGGATTCCCGAGTGTTTGAAGTTAAGAATCGGATCGGTGAATGGGAATGGGAAAGGTAGAGGGGTGTCCGAGTGTTTGAGCAACCTTCAGAGAGCGTGCAGTAACAAGAAAGAAGAGGAGGTTGTTGTTGCTGTGGCGGCGGCGGGGGAACACCAACGAAATGATTCGAAACAGGAGGAGCAGGGTTCGTCAATGGATGTTTCTCTGAGTAGTGATGGTGAATTGTCACTCTGGAGCTCACTTGATCTGCCGCCAATCTGCTTTTTGTCAACTAATtagttcttcttctttcttatttttttaccaaattcATGCTCTAATTTGATTCCACATATCAATCTGGAATTCCATTCTTTGCAATATTTTCTGATATTCTAATATATTTAAAAGAAatagtgaattttatgtaattcGAACCTTGGGTTCAAACTTCGACCCGATGAAGTAATAATAAAGGAATATGTTTTCCtcaaatcattttttttccttctgtgTTCATTACCTTTGTCTTGTTTTTGCCCcttaattctttttttatttattttaattcctACGTGTAGGAGTACAGAAATCATTTCCTAtgattctttaaaaaaatataacaaataaataaattagtagGTTTTATTGTATATTTGATTCAATAATTTGGAAAATTTGAGGTTTTGTTTCGTGCGTATTGGACATAAGCCAAGGGAAGCACATGTTAGACAAACACAGCCCAAAACTAATAATTTGCAAGGTCCCTTTAAAATTATAGCAATTCAGAGAGTTGATGAAATATCCAGTTAGAGCGGTTATTGACCAATTATAATTAGATATCGAACTTTTCATCTATATGTCGAAGCTGACAGTAGATTAACACAAACGTGGTGCAAAGTGATTGTGCTTTTGCACACCACAAGAGATAATAACAAGCAGGCAAAACTTGAAGTAGACGTTTCAACTGATTTGATATTGATGATGGTAAATCATTTACAACTACAACAACAGACCCTTATCCTCAGTTTGATGTCAAGTTTTCTGCTGGCTCCAAGTACTCTATATCTCTACTTTAAGTTTCTTTCCAAGTCTTCTCGAGCCTTCCCATGTCTTCATCTACCCTTTTTGACTTGAGTCTCTGTCTCTTATCGTATTTTCTAACCGGAGCATCTACAAGTATTCGTTTCATAAATAAATTACAGTACTTTAAAATACACTTGAATTGTATAGAGGGATTGCATCCTCTCCTGGGCACAAGCTCAGGATCCTGCTGACCAGCCCACGTGattcgttgaaatttgatccatcggctacaattattataacttttagagggaccctttgtttataaccgttggatcaaaatccaacagtTCACGTGAGCTGGTCAACAAGATCCTGAGCTTGTGCTCAGGAGAGGATACAATTCCTTGTAAGGATATGTCAAATCATTTCTCCAAAGGAGGTTAGTTCTTTCTTTCATACCAATTTGTGTTCGTAAAGAGGAGAATTCAGGACAGACCCACTTCATATACCAAACTAGAAATGACTCGGCAAAGGCCAGTGTTGAATACTGGCTCAATAACAACACGATTACCCATATAAAACTGGGGAATGCGACGGAAATAAGTACAGCAGCACAAACTGAAGGGCAGATTATATATACACGTTGAAAAGGTTTTTTCACGAGCATCACGATAGATTCACAGAGGACTTGTTGAAGGCCTAGCTCTCTACCTCTAAAGTACACGAAGTTGGGCAAGGAAAGCAGCACAAAGATCCAAGAAGAGAAACTGCGGACCCTGAACCCTCTGAAGATCAAGCAGGTACTTCTCCTCCCGAGTTTTGAAAAGCTGTTAATACCCAAAACAGCGGCAAAATATGTCAGGATTATGTTCTGGGCAGATGCTCGAGCAGTGAACTCCTTTAATACCAAAGACAATAGTAGATTGATGACTGAATGGAACTAGAAAAGTATGGGATTAGGGAGCGATCTAACAAAAACTTACCTGCACTTCAAACTTGACCACATTTGGCATCTTCATAGCACCATCATTTTCGATGATGCTGGACTCATCTCCAAAATAATGGTTACCGTGCACAGGGTTGTCGATCATGCCTTCGTTTTGACCTGTATTGTCAAAAACCCACCTACACTTCATGTTGTAGTGTCCTATCTTCTTCCAACAAACCCGCAATTCTTGTAAAGCTTTAAGGACTTCTGTCATTATTTCACGAGGATGTGCTCGAGACTGGTAATAAAAGGCAGCAATagatcaacaataatcatatcaaagTTTGAAGTTCACTCCATTGAACGTCTAGAAGAGTTGCTCCCAAATAATAATACTTGGCCAAAAGTCAAAGAAATTTAACCTGAAGTCCAAGAGCCCATTTCCTTTCAACAGGGAACTGTGGTTTAAAACCCATTCCTTGATACTCCATATATCCAGGAAGGCGGTGCCCAACAGGTGAAGCAGCAGTCTCACTTTGCTGCATACGATTGAAACCACAATCCTGGACCacatcaataaaaatgaaacacAAATTGTGCCAAATCTTGACAGAAACTGAACAGCAGAGAAGAATATATGATGAGCTTGATAAAAACAATTCAAGCTTTTGAATAAATTTGACCCAATCATGTCACGTAAATCTTGGCCTAAATTATGTTCGTTCACAAATGTATCATATTCCTGTATCAAATGCTGTAAAAGTTCCCCCtaacttctttcttctttcacgTTGTTAGATTATGGCCAACAGGCTTAGTCTTGGGCCTTAAAAGAGGAAATTTTAGTTTCTAACCAAGCTGTTGGTATAATATCAAAAACGGAGGACACATACCACAGTCTCCTGAAACTCAGCTCCAAGATAGCCACTGGATACACGGAAACGGTTGTCCAATAACAAATAGTATGCAACTGTTCCCTGAAACATGATGCAGATAGTAAGTCTCAGTTGGAAAATCAAGAGGATGAGTTCCTAAGGTACAAACCTCATTCTGTACTCTACTACGTAGAGACTCAACCAGATGGTTCCTGTCAAATCCCATCTTAACTACCTCCTGAAGAATTTCCTCATCAATCTGCATAAAGAAAGGTGACACTTAAGAACGTAAACTATGGAGTACAGTGAGCAAGGATCAGCTACGTGTTAACTACTTGTTACATTAAACTATGGACCAAAAAACCGAAATATTTCACAATTCCATTTAAACAATGTGGCAAATATCACTTGGCACATCTTGAAGAACAAACCAGAGCATTTATTATAACTGCAATTTACAAAAGTAAACAGAAGATATAAATAAACCTTTTTTGCTTGTTGCATGGTGTCTGGTGGAGGAACAGCTAAATAACGAGGAAGATGAGCCTGGAACCATGCATGATGTCGAATCTCAGGAATGGTCATTCGCTTCATTGGATCAACTACAAGCATTCTTGGAATCAAGTCTCTTGCACCAGGTGACAAATGACTAGGAAGAGTGTATATCCCACCCTGAAGACAAAATGACATAGGCTTAGGTCAGATAACTAATAATCAGCATGCATATAACTATTTGATTCATGCTATGCTATAGCTTGTTTAATATAGATAGTGAATGGAAAAATTGACTGTCAGTGGACACAAAAACCACAACAGAATTTGATCTTAATATAATtcgaaaacaaaaggaaaatatatccgatgaaaactgaaaaatcaATTTTATAGCAAACAAAAGAACCAGATCTAGCAATACCTTTATTTTCTTAAACAAGTTTGGAATATTTTCATCATCAAATGGAAGGGTGCCACAAAGAAGAGCATATAGTATAACACCACAACTCCACACATCCACTTCAGGCCCAGCGTACAGCTTGCCAGATATAACCTATGAAAGATGAAACAGATGTATCATTGGAAAGAGAATTCAAGCCAAGATACAAAAATAATGAATGCAAACTACACCTAACTGCAATCTTTTTACCTCTGGAGCAGCATAATTCGGGCTGCCGCAACTTGTCTTGAGAAAATGGCCATCACGCATTATGTTGCTCAGACCAAAATCAGCAATTTTCACATTGCATTTGGAATCCAGAAGCAAATTTTCGGGCTTTAAATCTCTATGAACAACCATATTCCTGTGACAATACTCTACGCCAGATATTATCtgccaaaaaaaatattaactcATATAAGAAGCAACACAATAGTAAAATAAATACGACAAGACAATTGACAAATCACCTGTTGAAAAAAGTTACGAGCTTCATCTTCCTGCAGCCTACCCTTCTCTACTATATAATCAAAGAGCTCCCCAGACTTCACATACTCCATCACGACATAAATGTCGGATGGTGTTTCAATGACCTCATAGAGTCGTATAATGTGAGGATGCATAAACAACCTCAATATTTTGATTTCTCTTCTCACTGCATCAAATTTAAGGGGAAAAGGGAAAGATAATACAACCAAGTCCAAAAGTTTAATATTCTGAATTCAGGACAGAACTCTATATTAGATAAGACAAGTAATCAAATTCATCCATCGATTTACAAAGATAGAGGGCTGACCtttctcttccatttccatGTTCTTTATTTTGCGGCGGTTAAGGATCTTGATAGCAACTTTATGTCCAGTTAATGCATGCTCTGCAATTTTAACCTTTCCAAAAGAACCAATACCAAGAGTCTTTCCGAGCTTGTAATTTGGTAAATAAGTATCTGCACTGCTACCACCACGGCCAACAGGTCCATCCATTTTCCTAATCTAAACACACAATCGAATATTCAGATAAATGTACAAGAGATAACACAAGGTTACATTCTCATTAGGAGTGTTAATATATAGTCTATACCAACAAAATATCATGCAAGAAGATATCTCTCAGCCATAGACATCCTCATGGTCATGGTTAGTGGGGAGAGACAATAGCGAATTTATGTAATAAGAGATGCACCACCATATAATGACAGTTAAGGTCACATAGTAATGTCCATATATACTTTTGAAAGATACCTCTTAGTCATTGATCAAATCAAAAATATCGAATATACCCGCTTGGAATTTAAAAAAGTAAGAATAAATTTAAGACCTGAGAATTGTATGATACATATCCTCACTTTCAACTGGCTCCTATTTTATTCTTAGTTTAATTGTCCCAACTAATCGCCCCTGGTTCCATATTTCACACCCTTCTCTCTTTCTACTCCGGCTCTCTACTCTAGTTCTTCAAGTGTACATATAGAATTACTCAAACCCCACCAGAATGGGAAAAGCAAGGCACCACACTTGATTTCACACACATAAACAACataaaaagtttgaatttttccGTTACTCCAACACACCACAAGAGCAAAAAGCTATCTATCTTAGAATTGCCCTCCCATCGCCGATTTCGATATCAGTCATGTAAAAATCCAGAAACACAGTAACTTCGAGGAATATAAGCAACAACaggggaaaaaaaaggaaattgaaaaACCCCCACTTTCAAATTAGAAACAGAAACCCATTTTCGGCACAAATCAATCAGTAAAATCTTCAGTcagaataaataataataattcccaATTTTGTAAAATTTTCCCCCAATTTTTCCAATGGTTGCCTAATTCCAAAGAAACCCAACAAATCCAGCAGCAACAGATCTCAGAAACCACCAATAAAAACACAGAATTGGAAAATTATACAAACAATCAAAgattcatgcaattcaacacAAACACATAATACagaaaacaagagagagagTTACAGAAAATTAAACCCGAAATTGAAGTCGCAAATACGCAAGGCGAAATGGGTCTCTTCGAATTGGATTGAGGAAATTGCAGCCTCAAAGACCCAGAAACTCGAAAAAAGGGATTACCTGTTGTCTTTATTCTTTCTCGCTTCGCTTCCCGACTTTCACTCACTACGCCACCATCAACATCAACTCGTATTAATCTAATTTACTAATCTTAATTAGTTCCTCCTCAAATGACTGATTCGCCCATCGAAGGTCGGTGAAACAACGGTGAAAGTCACTTTCCGAGGGGGCAAACTGGGGATTTCATATGATTGTTCTTGGAGTTTCATGTATTTGGTCTTCGTTGGATTTTCAActgtttttacaaatttttctgCCAACTATCTTGACATGAATCGAAGTTTTAAGTTTGACCgaaataacaatttttttagtTCTTAAAAATTTAGTAAGTTATTAATTAATAGAAGATAGCCGAAATATTTACTTAAGACAAGAAATGTTGTGAATCGAATCAatctaatttataaattttcaaGTATTACACTTAATTAATTAGATATTTAGTTGATCTCATATGCATTTATTCTcttaataagaagaaaaaagtagataaatttttatatcaaattttttTCAGTAACTTTTTTTTCGGCATTAACAATAGttaaaaagttataaaaaaaaataatttaaccaaatgtctattttttttttaaagggaaTCCGTTGGTAGTTTCACCACAACAGTCTACTCTACAGTAGGTGAAAAGACTTACAGAGACCTTTCAGTTTTCTCTGATATGATTCATTAGTGCCAAGAATATAACCCATAACGTGCCTCCCCTAGCCACAATCGTTTAATTTGACCAAATTGATGAATTGATGAGGACTTAAAAATttgggcaaaagactgtttactaccctcatgtttcgtggttttcaacatttagtacatcaagtttttttcgttccAGAGTCATACttaaaagtgtaaattttgggacagtctcatacatccgttagtcaaactgttaaatctgccgTTAACAGTGACGTGGCCCTCATGTGAACAATGActaggcgccacgtgtcattcatatggaaatttataaaaaaaaaatatatatatatatatatatatatattataaaataataaataaataaatttaaaaaaaaaaacgttttttttttttctcctcctttcttttccttcatcttcttcttccttcttcttcctctgaatctTGGTAgcagatttgttttttttttttttttttctttctttctttcttcttcctccttccttctccttcttcttcttccttcttccttctccttcttccgaatctgcccttttttttttcttcttactccttcttccttctcctcattctccttctccttctccttcttcttcgaatctgaccagttttttttttttttttcccttcttcttcctcgttcttcctccttccttctccttcttcttcttcttcgaatctggccagtttttttatttttttttcttcctccttccttcttcttcctccttcttccttcttccttcttccttcttcttcttcttcttcgaatttgcccagttttttttttcttcttcttcctccttcatcttcttcttccttcttcttcctccttcttccttctccttcttcttcttcttcgaatctgcccagttttttttttcttttaattttataatatatatatatatatatattattttataattttttttttaaattttcacgtgaatgacatgtggcgcccagtcattggccacatgggcgccacgtcacagttaacggcagacttaacagtttgactaacggatgtataagactgtcccaaaatttacactttaggtatgactctgggacgaaaaaaaattgatgtactaaatgttgaaaaccacaaaacatgaaggtagtaaacagtcttttgccctaaAAATTTTAGGGAGCTGCAACCTATGCAAaagttttaaataaaataaaatgtcacACTTATCACACGTTTTATTGcagaaagaaaaagtaaaatttaatttagtGATGATTCCTATGAACTCTATAAACTATGGAAAGGGATCCCTTCCACTACATCCTACCAATCAATAAATCCgaacttttgaaatttgatccaacggctaaaaacgGGAAGCcgtttaaaagttataataactttagttgtttgatcaaatttcaagagtccGGATTTGTTTATTGGtaggatttggtggaagggatccatTCCATAAACTATAACGTTGATGATTTCTATAAAACATCATTGATTAGGATAGCAGTGATGACATCGTTGATTCTGATCTACTAAACAGACCCTCCATTTTCCAGTTCATTCACCCCTCCATAGCTCCAGGTTTCCCGCCGTAGGCCGGCCGGCCGGCCGCACATTTCATTCACCCCAACTAGGGTGTTTCATTCTCACAGTTTCAATCAAAACATTGAAAAAATCGACATAATTTGGCTACAATAATATGAACTACAAACTTCTGCTGGATAAACAGTTTTACAGCCTACAAGCCAGAAAAGCAAATCCCAGTACAATGAACTACGTGCGTGCGCCACTGCTTCAATAGCAACAAGTCATTTAAAAAGAAGTAAATGGAAAAGAAGTTACATATGGTTCGTTCATTTGTTCTATACAATATGGATTTTACATGACTGTGCCTCTCACCGCAAGCATTATTTGGAAATTTGAAGGCAAAAGCACCCTAGTAGTCCGGAATGGAGGCAAAACGGTATCCTTTTGCACCTCTCCATGCATAATATGCAATTCGTGTCTCATAAAAGCCTGCAGGTCACAATATTTTTAAAGAAATCAGTCAGTGAATCGATGACCTGAAACATGTATGAAGCATTTGCATAAGTTAAGACTTAGAATCAAATGAAACCAGTCAGCATATCAAAGTTCACAAAAGAATTTCAGAAAACGTCTCCAGATAGCCAATTGCCAGACTCGTAAACAGTTTACGCTTTACTCCTAAGCTCAAATAGTTAcatcaaaagaaattcaacaTTCTACCAAAGAGAGTAGAGGAAATTCAACATAAGAATTAGGGAATTGATATGAGGCTATCGATTTGAGAATCAAATGCCGTCTCCTCTAACCAAATGATTTAGTATTCCTTATCTCTAATCGTATGGTGAGGTAATCGATAAGACAAATTTTCCAATGCTTTGAAATGATTCATTCATTCATATTAAACTCTAAAATtattgaattatatatatatagcattcAGTATATAGTCGGATCAGTCATATAACTCTAAGTTGTCACAAAAGGTACGTAAAATTAAAGTACGGAATGGAGATATCTTTAGACATACCTGGGAGGAAGGTGAGAACCCCAAGAGCTAAAAGGCCATAGGCTTGAGCCAGCTCCCCTCCCATGTGACCggtgaaaatgaagtatgaAAGAAACAGAAGCAATGATCCAAGAGAAAGCAGGAAAAGAGCAAGAACAATGGATTTCCACGGGATTTTATCAAAAGACTTTGGCGTATAGTCAAACCGAGGGTCATTGGGGCTTCCAtaaacatcatcatcatccgtAGCAAGAGGACTGTAACGAACATTGCGCCTAGATGCCATCACCAAGGATGTTCAACAAGACCTGAGGATCAGAACGGAGCAGATAACTAAAACCGTCTCACAACATCTTTAAGGATAAAACGAACGGCCCACCTCCTCGGCCAAGGCATAtgggaaaatgaaaaacaacctCAAACAGCATTTTCAAGTTACAACACTGCAATTAAGGTGGCATAAAAACGTCGAAACCCATAAACCATATGACAGGAACTTGACAATGCaagattctattttttttctaagaATTAAGAAATGCAACCAATCGAAGACTATCATATCGAAATCTAAACGACGGTATACGATAATGTATACTCCTTCgaacaaggaaacaaaactctGCATACAACAAGCGCAGGCAAACATAGAGAAACTGTTTGAAGCACAGATTCATTGgctgaaacaaaaaataaacaatttgcAGAACAGTAGACAATTATGTTCAATTAGTCATATGAAGATCAAAGTCAATTAAGGTTAATTATAATACAAAATTCAAgcacaaacacaaaaataaattaaccaaCAAAAGTACTCATCTGAAAAAACAGGACGGAAATAGTAAAACGAAGCATTGGAGGGCCCAAATGGATCCTAAAAAGCAAACCCAGATGCTGAAATTGCAAGAATTTAACGAATCTACTAACCTGAGACTTGCCCTTTCAACCGgcgattgaaaatttgaaactttTCTGCAAATTCTACAACGAAAGATTGAAACTTTCCTCTCAGTCggcgagaaaaaaaaaaccccaaaaacttGACAGAAGGGATGGAGATCAATTAGGTTATGGTGAATCAGTAAACGGTGGGGAAGAAAATTCGAAGAAGAGGGCAGAAGGGACCCGGGATGGAGGGAAGATTTGGGTAACTGGGTTAACGGGCTCGGGTGAGTGAGCTAGTAAATGGGCTATTGTTAAAATTCAGATAAGCCTAGCCAAGAGTCCAAGACCACACAATTTAgtgttcttgttttgtttttgttttttcaaaatattaaaacacaCCTTTTAAATTCCGTTTGATAAAACCATATATACATGGAAGAAATGATGGATACAAGATTGGAAGTAGGAAATAAAGAGGAAAGTGACTAAAATAATCATTTTACAGTGTGATTCAAATATCGACATATTAATCAAATATCGACATATTAATCAAATATTGACATATAACTTAAGGATAATGCTAGACagatcaaatttgcaaatcaaataacATGGTTATtagtgattgaattattacttaagtgttgattaacgtgtttatttcctattggagacacatcatttggtttgcaaatttggtttaaaattttggtctcctAGCATTACCCATAAATCAAAAGGCAACT belongs to Malus sylvestris chromosome 17, drMalSylv7.2, whole genome shotgun sequence and includes:
- the LOC126610904 gene encoding ethylene-responsive transcription factor ERN2-like, whose product is MARKRKVGEGVEDNNATSSEGTMGWEEMVNEASAVAELGGARRARKRFVGVRQRPSGRWVAEIKDTIQKIRVWLGTFDTAEEAARAYDEAACLLRGANTRTNFWPCSHSPSSTPALPSKITNLLLQRLKARNNANSCSPPSSAPLPIINHQHDHNLHEQAAKTEFSETYTDFLNDPEDYYITSSNNHDIITDHISASSIDYMTSSLESCLNNKETDHIEYGNLSELVQQTYSCGDANFVAEGSEEDVDPEQEQEEEMNGDQVGVIDFQFVDDIGASNSNCYSPSPFEIAEEIEEPVLEAESYTDEPSMLRAAMKRMKYERKFSASLYAFNGIPECLKLRIGSVNGNGKGRGVSECLSNLQRACSNKKEEEVVVAVAAAGEHQRNDSKQEEQGSSMDVSLSSDGELSLWSSLDLPPICFLSTN
- the LOC126610914 gene encoding uncharacterized protein LOC126610914 — translated: MASRRNVRYSPLATDDDDVYGSPNDPRFDYTPKSFDKIPWKSIVLALFLLSLGSLLLFLSYFIFTGHMGGELAQAYGLLALGVLTFLPGFYETRIAYYAWRGAKGYRFASIPDY
- the LOC126610903 gene encoding SNF1-related protein kinase catalytic subunit alpha KIN10 isoform X1 yields the protein MDGPVGRGGSSADTYLPNYKLGKTLGIGSFGKVKIAEHALTGHKVAIKILNRRKIKNMEMEEKVRREIKILRLFMHPHIIRLYEVIETPSDIYVVMEYVKSGELFDYIVEKGRLQEDEARNFFQQIISGVEYCHRNMVVHRDLKPENLLLDSKCNVKIADFGLSNIMRDGHFLKTSCGSPNYAAPEVISGKLYAGPEVDVWSCGVILYALLCGTLPFDDENIPNLFKKIKGGIYTLPSHLSPGARDLIPRMLVVDPMKRMTIPEIRHHAWFQAHLPRYLAVPPPDTMQQAKKIDEEILQEVVKMGFDRNHLVESLRSRVQNEGTVAYYLLLDNRFRVSSGYLGAEFQETVDCGFNRMQQSETAASPVGHRLPGYMEYQGMGFKPQFPVERKWALGLQSRAHPREIMTEVLKALQELRVCWKKIGHYNMKCRWVFDNTGQNEGMIDNPVHGNHYFGDESSIIENDGAMKMPNVVKFEVQLFKTREEKYLLDLQRVQGPQFLFLDLCAAFLAQLRVL
- the LOC126610903 gene encoding SNF1-related protein kinase catalytic subunit alpha KIN10 isoform X2 — translated: MDGPVGRGGSSADTYLPNYKLGKTLGIGSFGKVKIAEHALTGHKVAIKILNRRKIKNMEMEEKVRREIKILRLFMHPHIIRLYEVIETPSDIYVVMEYVKSGELFDYIVEKGRLQEDEARNFFQQIISGVEYCHRNMVVHRDLKPENLLLDSKCNVKIADFGLSNIMRDGHFLKTSCGSPNYAAPEVISGKLYAGPEVDVWSCGVILYALLCGTLPFDDENIPNLFKKIKGGIYTLPSHLSPGARDLIPRMLVVDPMKRMTIPEIRHHAWFQAHLPRYLAVPPPDTMQQAKKIDEEILQEVVKMGFDRNHLVESLRSRVQNEGTVAYYLLLDNRFRVSSGYLGAEFQETVQSETAASPVGHRLPGYMEYQGMGFKPQFPVERKWALGLQSRAHPREIMTEVLKALQELRVCWKKIGHYNMKCRWVFDNTGQNEGMIDNPVHGNHYFGDESSIIENDGAMKMPNVVKFEVQLFKTREEKYLLDLQRVQGPQFLFLDLCAAFLAQLRVL